The following coding sequences lie in one Niabella agricola genomic window:
- a CDS encoding transposase, whose protein sequence is MIKVNKETKEAIVAEYLSGGTSFRKLASKYGITSRRVYYWVKCHQDNQKEQKQLEIEAVEPLPTEVKQLQAELRRAKLHNELLEEMLRLSENLTGVELRKKFGTRQL, encoded by the coding sequence ATGATAAAAGTTAATAAGGAAACAAAAGAGGCAATAGTAGCGGAGTATTTATCAGGCGGCACGAGTTTTCGTAAACTGGCGTCTAAGTATGGGATAACTTCTCGCAGAGTTTATTATTGGGTAAAATGCCATCAGGACAATCAGAAAGAGCAGAAGCAATTGGAAATTGAAGCGGTAGAACCATTGCCCACTGAGGTAAAGCAACTTCAGGCTGAACTGCGCAGGGCAAAGCTGCACAATGAGCTATTGGAGGAAATGTTGCGTTTATCGGAGAACCTTACAGGCGTTGAGCTCAGAAAAAAGTTTGGCACCAGGCAGTTATAA
- a CDS encoding IS3 family transposase, with protein sequence MPKNISTLCSLLGYSRQALYQGGRQQQQQAYKEALIIQQVQMIRLTQKRLGGRKLLGLLGNFFKEHKISIGRDAFFNLLCRNGLLVRRRKRSKPITTDSVHHFRKYKNIVKGFTPMAANQLWVSDITYIPLAEGFGYLSLITDAYSRKIVGFDLHPTLGATGSVKALKMALLSLPAHHNIIHHSDRGIQYCSNEYVRVLNKNNITISMTENGDPLENAIAERINGILKQEFLEAQYSDFQAAQTAITRAINIYNYQRPHSSVDYLTPVAAHQQTGRLTRRWKNYYNKKEVAMAEP encoded by the coding sequence ATGCCGAAGAACATTTCTACCCTTTGTTCATTGCTTGGTTATAGTCGGCAAGCTCTTTATCAGGGCGGGCGCCAACAACAGCAGCAAGCATATAAGGAAGCACTAATAATACAACAGGTACAAATGATCCGCCTGACGCAAAAGCGTCTGGGAGGCAGGAAACTACTGGGCCTGCTGGGCAATTTTTTTAAGGAGCACAAGATCTCTATAGGCCGGGATGCTTTCTTTAACCTGCTTTGCCGCAATGGCTTGCTGGTGCGCAGACGTAAGCGTTCAAAACCAATCACTACAGACAGTGTTCATCATTTTAGAAAATATAAAAACATTGTAAAAGGATTTACTCCCATGGCAGCCAACCAACTATGGGTAAGCGATATTACTTATATTCCGCTTGCTGAAGGTTTTGGCTACCTGAGTCTGATCACCGATGCTTATAGTCGCAAAATTGTTGGGTTTGATCTGCATCCGACACTGGGTGCCACGGGTAGTGTAAAAGCCTTGAAAATGGCCTTGCTGTCATTACCCGCTCATCACAACATAATCCACCATAGTGACAGGGGGATCCAGTACTGCAGTAATGAATATGTCCGTGTTTTAAATAAAAATAATATCACCATCAGTATGACCGAAAACGGGGATCCGCTGGAAAATGCAATTGCGGAGCGGATTAATGGTATCTTAAAACAAGAATTCCTGGAAGCACAATATTCTGATTTCCAGGCGGCGCAAACCGCGATAACCCGAGCCATAAACATTTATAACTACCAGCGGCCGCACAGCAGTGTAGATTATTTAACCCCGGTTGCCGCACACCAACAAACAGGCAGGCTCACCCGGCGATGGAAAAATTATTACAACAAAAAGGAGGTAGCAATGGCAGAACCCTAA
- a CDS encoding DUF285 domain-containing protein: MKPMLHLFPGFRKSLLLLQAFLSLVINASAQDPGAFVAIFNTGPIALYEPAPRILIPATGSNFTINWKHLYGLNESGTAIGNDKTMLSLPDTGTYEVTITPGSGSFSTMTYGGDTTNAAKLLRITQWGTIAWSSMMNAFRDCRNLTITATDLPNLAGVTSMENAFSECTSLTTIPRIDQWDVSNVTNMQLMFYKAGAFDQNLGNWKLNSNVDMWGMLHVSGLSCENYSLTLKGWAEKNPLVNGRSLGAYGLVYGPVVKIYRDQLVNAQGWTISGDTYDAGCSVVLPVHFSAMQAFFKKGQLMVQWTTTAETNNDHFEIEVSSDGRLFTKIGELKTRAMEGNSTTSLDYSFAANAPGSGNGLPAAGLLGLIGLAVLGKRRLRVLGVVAGAGLIATLSCHKTNPVEAGDSTAVFVRLKQVDKDGRADYSKVVKAVAE; this comes from the coding sequence ATGAAACCGATGCTGCACCTTTTCCCCGGGTTTAGAAAAAGTCTTTTGTTGCTGCAGGCTTTTCTTTCTCTGGTGATTAATGCAAGCGCACAGGATCCCGGTGCGTTTGTTGCGATCTTCAATACGGGGCCCATCGCTCTTTATGAACCTGCTCCCCGGATTCTCATACCGGCTACGGGCAGCAATTTTACCATTAACTGGAAGCACTTGTATGGTCTTAATGAATCCGGTACCGCAATTGGAAATGACAAAACGATGCTCTCGCTGCCCGATACCGGTACTTACGAAGTGACCATTACGCCCGGTAGCGGCAGCTTTAGCACCATGACCTATGGCGGAGATACGACAAACGCGGCAAAACTATTGCGCATTACCCAGTGGGGCACTATTGCATGGTCGTCGATGATGAATGCATTTCGAGACTGCAGGAACCTCACCATTACGGCTACCGATCTGCCCAATCTTGCCGGCGTAACCAGCATGGAAAATGCTTTTTCTGAGTGTACCTCTTTAACCACGATACCCCGTATCGATCAATGGGATGTAAGCAATGTAACCAACATGCAGTTGATGTTTTACAAAGCCGGCGCTTTTGATCAGAACCTGGGCAACTGGAAGTTGAACAGTAATGTGGATATGTGGGGGATGCTTCATGTTAGCGGTCTGTCCTGTGAAAATTACAGCCTTACCCTGAAGGGATGGGCTGAGAAGAACCCGTTGGTAAACGGCCGTTCCCTGGGTGCTTACGGCCTGGTGTACGGGCCGGTTGTAAAGATCTATCGCGACCAGTTGGTGAATGCGCAGGGATGGACGATTTCCGGGGATACTTATGATGCCGGTTGTTCTGTTGTGTTGCCGGTGCACTTTTCAGCCATGCAGGCTTTCTTCAAAAAAGGCCAGCTTATGGTACAATGGACCACCACCGCAGAGACCAATAACGATCATTTTGAAATAGAGGTATCGTCAGATGGCCGTCTGTTTACAAAGATCGGGGAACTGAAAACCAGGGCCATGGAGGGGAATTCTACAACCTCCCTTGATTACAGCTTTGCTGCAAATGCACCCGGTTCCGGAAACGGGCTGCCTGCAGCGGGTCTCCTGGGGTTGATAGGGTTGGCTGTACTGGGAAAGCGCAGGCTAAGGGTATTAGGGGTTGTTGCTGGTGCGGGATTGATTGCTACCCTGTCCTGCCATAAGACCAACCCGGTGGAGGCAGGGGATTCCACGGCGGTGTTTGTAAGACTTAAACAGGTAGATAAGGATGGAAGGGCTGATTACAGTAAAGTGGTAAAAGCAGTGGCCGAATAG
- the feoB gene encoding ferrous iron transport protein B, whose amino-acid sequence MENKQLHIALVGNPNSGKSSLFNSLTGLSQKVGNFPGVTVDKKTGISKIGQSNAKIIDLPGTYSLYPRRLDEEVAYKVILNQDKTLKADVIVVVADASNLKRNLLFCSQIIDLKRPVVMALTMMDLARKKGIHININKMERELGIPIVAVNPRKNKGIEPLKKAIELVSGNLFKAPVHNFIDVEALAPQAIAGIQQLVPGISPYEGVHYLINHETFNLPDTLQEQIEQTEIDHHFNPTKTQAEEILQRYQRIGVVMNGSVTLPDPNKKSIFTDQLDNIFLHRVWGYFILLAVLFLMFQCVFLIASYPMDWIESGTAAFSGWLSDLLPHNNFSDLLINGIIAGLGGIVIFVPQIMILFGLITLLEDTGYMARISFLTDRVMRSVGLNGKSVMPMISGFACAVPAIMSARAIENRKERLLTILITPLMSCSARLPVYVILVGLVIPKTYLLGFISLQGLMMMGLYLLGVVFALLVSYIAKFFIKNKEKSYFILELPIYRAPRWKNALETMIEKAKIFVVQAGKIIMVISVILWFLSSFGPKERMHAVQQEYEAAIARPNADTLLVEETRAAAKLENSYAGIMGKTIEPVIRPLGFDWKIGIALVTSFAAREVFVGTMATLYSVEDDGGANMALRDKMNKATFEDGSKVFTVATGVSLLIFYVFAMLCMSTLAVVKRETGSWKWPFIQLAYMTGLAYSLSFLVYQLLK is encoded by the coding sequence TTGGAAAATAAGCAGCTACATATAGCATTAGTAGGGAACCCCAACAGCGGCAAAAGCTCCCTGTTCAATTCCCTTACCGGGCTGAGCCAAAAAGTGGGAAATTTCCCGGGCGTAACTGTCGATAAAAAGACAGGAATATCTAAAATTGGCCAATCTAATGCTAAAATAATTGATCTCCCTGGCACCTACAGCTTATACCCGAGGCGATTGGATGAAGAAGTGGCCTATAAAGTGATCCTGAACCAGGATAAAACCCTGAAGGCGGATGTGATTGTAGTAGTGGCAGACGCCAGCAACCTGAAGCGCAATTTATTATTTTGCAGTCAGATCATTGATCTGAAGCGCCCCGTGGTGATGGCGCTCACGATGATGGATCTTGCCCGGAAAAAAGGCATCCACATCAATATCAATAAAATGGAACGGGAGCTGGGCATTCCCATTGTGGCCGTCAATCCCCGTAAAAACAAAGGGATCGAACCCCTTAAAAAAGCCATTGAGCTCGTCTCCGGCAACCTGTTTAAAGCGCCGGTACACAATTTTATCGATGTGGAAGCCCTGGCGCCCCAGGCCATTGCCGGTATTCAGCAATTGGTTCCGGGCATCAGCCCGTACGAAGGTGTGCATTACCTTATCAACCACGAAACCTTTAACCTGCCAGACACCCTGCAGGAGCAAATCGAGCAAACGGAGATCGATCACCATTTCAATCCCACAAAAACCCAGGCGGAGGAGATCCTGCAACGGTATCAACGGATCGGTGTGGTAATGAACGGATCGGTAACCCTGCCGGATCCCAACAAAAAATCAATTTTTACCGATCAACTGGATAATATTTTTCTCCACCGCGTTTGGGGATATTTTATCCTGCTGGCCGTGCTGTTCCTGATGTTCCAGTGTGTATTCCTGATCGCCTCCTACCCCATGGACTGGATCGAATCCGGCACCGCCGCCTTTAGCGGCTGGCTGAGCGATCTGCTTCCGCATAACAATTTCTCCGACCTTTTAATAAACGGAATCATCGCCGGTTTGGGCGGCATCGTCATATTTGTACCCCAGATCATGATCCTTTTTGGGCTCATTACCTTGCTGGAGGACACCGGCTACATGGCCCGTATCAGCTTTTTAACGGACCGCGTCATGCGCAGCGTGGGCCTCAACGGAAAGAGCGTAATGCCCATGATCAGCGGTTTTGCCTGCGCAGTACCCGCCATTATGAGCGCGCGCGCCATCGAGAACCGCAAAGAGCGGCTGCTCACCATTTTAATTACCCCGCTCATGAGCTGCTCGGCCCGGCTGCCGGTATACGTGATCCTGGTGGGCCTCGTGATTCCCAAAACCTACCTGCTCGGATTTATCAGTCTGCAGGGACTGATGATGATGGGGTTGTACCTGCTGGGCGTTGTGTTTGCCCTGCTCGTATCTTATATAGCCAAATTCTTTATAAAGAACAAGGAAAAAAGCTATTTCATCCTGGAATTGCCCATATATCGTGCTCCCCGCTGGAAAAACGCCCTGGAAACCATGATCGAAAAAGCAAAGATCTTTGTAGTACAGGCCGGAAAAATCATCATGGTCATCAGCGTTATCCTTTGGTTCCTGAGCTCCTTCGGACCCAAAGAGCGCATGCACGCCGTGCAGCAGGAATACGAAGCCGCAATCGCCCGGCCCAATGCCGATACCCTGCTGGTGGAAGAAACCCGTGCTGCGGCCAAACTGGAAAACTCCTATGCCGGTATCATGGGTAAAACCATTGAACCGGTGATCCGGCCCCTGGGCTTCGATTGGAAGATCGGCATTGCCCTGGTTACATCCTTTGCTGCCCGCGAAGTATTTGTAGGCACCATGGCCACCCTTTACAGCGTGGAGGATGATGGCGGCGCCAATATGGCCCTGCGCGATAAAATGAACAAAGCCACTTTTGAAGATGGCAGCAAGGTATTTACAGTAGCCACCGGCGTATCGCTGCTCATTTTTTATGTATTTGCCATGCTGTGCATGAGCACTCTTGCAGTTGTAAAACGTGAAACCGGTTCCTGGAAATGGCCTTTCATCCAGCTGGCCTATATGACCGGACTGGCTTATTCTCTCAGCTTTTTAGTATACCAGTTGCTGAAATAA
- a CDS encoding FUSC family membrane protein: MDYIKEYRQFVSSYYFNEAIRITIGITLPSVILNFFGMLEIGLIASLGAMAVSAADIPGPIRERRNGMLAALVLIFLVDLITGFAHINPFITAFVILSFSFSLSMLGVYNARTNAIGFAGLLIMVLTLYHKATGWNVVLDGVYLLCGGLWYIVLSLALHGVRPYKVIQQALGDSIVSIADYLKTRSYFYNEGVNYDKTYKNLMQQQQKVQDKQILVREMLFKSRNIVKSTTLTGRGLLVIFVESVDLFEKANATFYNYESMHKRFDGANILPHFQKVILGMVDELYEIGVSVQEGRRSRVSKSLNDELRNLKQHFERFVATHRNAENLEALINMRKIMQSIEDMILRIYTLHHYTRYDRKRVKEYRLSDNYKSFLEKTDLDSELIRENLSLQSNTFRHALRLSLAMTLGYITAHLLKLEYSYWILLTTLVILKPTYSVTKQRNYQRVLGTIIGAMGGIGLLFLIQTGTGRFTAMILLMIATYSFMRTRYLVSVTFMTAYVLIMFFLLDSRNFHVVIENRVLDTIIGSILAFMTTYIIPSWEKKQVKSYMAAALEKTRIYFETVSSAYVKNEPTPDYKLSRKEAFVAQANLSGTFSRMLSEPKSKQKNIKTIHQFVVMIFTINSHIATLAHYSRQFAAKYRSYNFLPIIENTIHELGNTAGMLSDEDVAQPAAHMDTQSLKTAVKELLEKRRHEIQQGLLDTETKITLNELKPIIDQFLLISRASGDLNKLVEEITGFKRRDEAEKIPVESLSAAG, translated from the coding sequence ATGGATTATATAAAAGAATACCGGCAGTTTGTAAGCAGTTATTACTTCAACGAGGCGATCCGGATCACTATCGGCATTACCCTTCCTTCAGTTATACTGAACTTCTTCGGAATGCTGGAAATCGGACTGATTGCCTCGCTGGGTGCCATGGCAGTGAGCGCCGCGGATATTCCTGGTCCTATCCGGGAACGGCGCAACGGCATGTTAGCCGCCCTGGTACTGATCTTCCTGGTAGACCTCATCACCGGCTTTGCCCATATAAATCCTTTTATTACGGCTTTCGTTATCTTGTCCTTTAGTTTTTCCCTGAGCATGCTGGGCGTATATAACGCACGGACGAATGCCATCGGCTTTGCCGGGCTGCTGATTATGGTGCTCACCCTTTACCACAAAGCTACGGGGTGGAATGTGGTGCTGGATGGGGTTTATCTTTTGTGCGGCGGCCTTTGGTATATTGTACTAAGCCTGGCACTGCATGGTGTACGCCCCTATAAAGTGATCCAGCAAGCCCTGGGCGATTCTATTGTTTCTATAGCTGATTATCTTAAAACGCGTTCTTATTTTTATAACGAAGGAGTCAATTACGATAAAACCTATAAAAACCTGATGCAGCAGCAGCAAAAGGTGCAGGACAAACAGATCCTGGTGCGGGAAATGCTGTTTAAAAGCCGCAATATCGTAAAGTCAACCACCCTTACCGGCCGCGGGTTGCTGGTGATCTTTGTAGAATCGGTTGATCTTTTTGAAAAAGCCAATGCCACGTTTTACAATTACGAGTCCATGCACAAGCGGTTTGATGGCGCCAATATCCTGCCGCACTTCCAGAAAGTGATCCTCGGTATGGTAGACGAACTCTATGAGATAGGTGTTTCGGTACAGGAAGGACGGCGCTCCCGGGTATCTAAAAGTCTGAATGATGAACTGAGAAACCTGAAGCAACATTTTGAACGCTTTGTGGCCACCCATCGCAACGCCGAAAACCTCGAAGCACTGATCAATATGCGCAAGATCATGCAATCGATCGAAGACATGATCCTCCGCATCTATACCCTGCATCATTATACCCGGTACGACCGGAAGCGGGTAAAAGAATACCGCCTGTCCGACAACTATAAATCGTTCCTGGAAAAAACAGACCTCGACAGTGAGCTAATCCGGGAAAATCTTTCCCTGCAGTCCAACACCTTCCGGCATGCATTGCGCCTGAGCCTGGCCATGACCCTGGGGTATATTACCGCTCATCTTTTAAAGCTCGAATACAGCTACTGGATCCTGCTGACCACCCTTGTGATTTTAAAGCCCACCTACAGTGTTACCAAACAGCGCAACTACCAGCGGGTACTGGGCACCATCATTGGTGCCATGGGGGGCATCGGATTGCTGTTCCTGATCCAGACGGGCACCGGCCGGTTTACTGCCATGATCCTTTTAATGATTGCCACCTACAGTTTTATGCGTACCCGATACCTGGTAAGCGTTACGTTTATGACCGCTTATGTGCTGATCATGTTCTTTTTACTGGACAGCCGGAATTTTCACGTGGTGATCGAAAACCGGGTGCTGGATACCATTATCGGGTCCATTCTTGCCTTCATGACCACCTATATCATTCCCTCCTGGGAGAAAAAACAGGTAAAAAGCTATATGGCGGCAGCCCTGGAAAAAACCCGGATCTATTTTGAAACGGTTTCCAGCGCCTATGTAAAAAACGAGCCCACGCCCGATTATAAACTCAGTCGCAAGGAGGCATTCGTGGCCCAGGCCAACCTTTCGGGCACGTTTTCCCGGATGCTCAGCGAGCCCAAAAGCAAGCAAAAGAACATCAAAACCATTCATCAGTTTGTGGTAATGATCTTTACCATCAACTCTCACATTGCCACCCTGGCCCATTACTCCCGCCAGTTTGCGGCCAAATACCGCTCCTACAATTTCCTGCCCATTATCGAAAATACCATTCATGAACTGGGAAATACCGCCGGTATGCTTTCAGATGAGGATGTAGCACAACCTGCAGCCCATATGGATACCCAGTCTCTCAAAACAGCGGTAAAGGAGCTCCTGGAGAAACGAAGGCACGAAATTCAGCAAGGCCTGCTGGATACCGAAACCAAGATCACGCTTAATGAGCTAAAACCCATTATTGACCAGTTCCTGCTGATCAGCCGGGCCTCCGGCGACCTGAATAAGCTGGTGGAAGAAATAACCGGTTTTAAAAGGAGGGATGAGGCTGAAAAGATACCTGTGGAATCACTTTCTGCGGCAGGGTAG
- a CDS encoding amidohydrolase family protein codes for MRSLIFIGLCFIGSAIAAQSQKDTVKPASSKWDVNNPPGQQYKEVSFSVNEGTWMNLDVSPKGDEIVFDLLGDIYSIPVTGGTAKVLRQGLAYEVQPRFSPDGKKILFTSDAGGGDNIWVMDRDGRNARQVTKENFRLLNNGVWSPEGNYIIARKHFTAARSMGAGELWMYHINGGDGIQLTKRKNDQQDVNEPSASPDGRYIYYSEDMYPGGYFQYNKDPNAEIYVIKQYDREKGRTETVTGGGGSAFRPQVSPDGKTLAFVRRVRTKTVLYLRNISTGEEWPVYDQLSKDQQEAWAIFGVYTGFAWMPGGKEIVIWANGKINRVSVSGNNHSTEIPFTCNVTQKIADAVRIKQHINRDRDTVHVLKNLVTAPNGKYIVFNALGALWKKALPGGVPVRLTQSTDIEDDPSFSADGKWLAYVSWNDSTMGSIHVMDLSKGSSRRLNLEKGIYRTPSFSPDAKTIVYCKEGGDNVLGNAFNVNTGIYTVDASGRNQPERIIEYGSAPRFEPGGTYIYFQKGTSLAQCKKDGTGEKTVVTSTYGHQYMLSPDGNWLAFSDLHKVYIAAFPKTGKTLEISGGSNTVPVQLVAQDAGYNLHWNANSRELHYNLGNEYFTIPLQSYFKFLNEKADSAAAPATAKGIPVGVTYTPDKPKGAIAFTNARIITMNGNTIIENGTVLVEGNLLKAVGANNAVQIPAGTRVIDCSGKTILPGFIDVHGHGSHFRDGVTPQKHWPYYANLAFGVTTMHDPSANSELVFAQSEMIKAGKMVGPRVFSTGTVLYGADGDFKAVINSLDDARSAIRRTKAFGAFSVKSYNQPRREQNQQIIAAAKELGVLVVPEGGSFFNHNMAMINDGHTTIEHNLPIAVLQDDVIQLWKRSNTVYTPTLIVNYGSVAGEYYWYQHTNVWENEKLLKYTPRAVIDTRSRNRIMIPEEEYENGHILSAKSVRKLADAGVIINMGAHGQIQGIGAHWEIWMMAQGGMTPLQALQTATINGAKSLGLDDWIGSLQTGKLADLIIMDANPLENIRNTESIKYVMVNGRLYDTSTMNEIGNYNNPRSRFYWELGRRSPAFNWQDGGGTQQMDTD; via the coding sequence ATGCGGTCTTTAATTTTTATCGGTCTTTGTTTTATCGGATCTGCCATTGCAGCCCAATCCCAAAAGGACACTGTTAAACCGGCCTCCTCCAAATGGGATGTAAACAATCCTCCCGGGCAGCAATATAAGGAAGTGTCCTTTTCGGTAAACGAAGGCACCTGGATGAACCTGGATGTATCTCCCAAGGGAGATGAGATCGTATTTGACCTGCTGGGTGATATCTACAGCATACCCGTCACCGGTGGCACTGCAAAGGTATTGCGGCAGGGCCTGGCCTACGAAGTGCAGCCGCGCTTCAGCCCCGATGGAAAGAAGATCCTCTTTACTTCTGATGCCGGCGGTGGCGATAATATATGGGTGATGGACCGCGATGGCCGTAATGCCCGCCAGGTAACCAAAGAAAATTTCCGGCTGCTGAACAACGGCGTATGGTCGCCGGAAGGCAATTATATCATTGCCCGCAAACACTTTACAGCAGCACGGTCGATGGGCGCAGGCGAGCTTTGGATGTACCATATCAACGGAGGAGACGGCATTCAGCTAACCAAACGGAAAAACGACCAGCAGGATGTAAACGAGCCTTCTGCATCACCCGATGGCCGTTATATTTACTACAGCGAAGACATGTATCCCGGGGGATACTTCCAATATAATAAAGATCCCAATGCCGAGATTTATGTGATCAAACAGTATGACCGCGAAAAAGGACGGACGGAAACCGTCACCGGTGGCGGAGGCAGCGCTTTTCGTCCGCAGGTATCACCCGACGGAAAAACACTTGCCTTTGTGCGGAGGGTACGTACCAAAACGGTATTATACCTGCGCAATATCAGTACCGGTGAAGAATGGCCGGTTTATGATCAACTCAGCAAGGACCAGCAGGAAGCCTGGGCCATCTTTGGGGTGTATACCGGTTTCGCCTGGATGCCCGGAGGAAAGGAAATTGTGATATGGGCCAATGGAAAAATCAACCGCGTATCCGTTAGCGGAAATAACCACAGCACCGAAATCCCCTTTACCTGTAACGTAACACAAAAAATTGCAGATGCTGTCCGGATAAAGCAGCACATCAACAGGGACCGCGACACCGTCCATGTGCTGAAAAACCTGGTAACAGCACCTAATGGGAAATATATTGTATTTAATGCCCTGGGGGCCCTTTGGAAAAAGGCATTACCCGGCGGGGTACCGGTGCGGCTTACTCAGTCAACCGATATCGAAGACGATCCAAGCTTTTCCGCCGACGGAAAATGGCTTGCCTATGTCAGCTGGAACGACAGTACCATGGGCAGCATCCATGTAATGGATCTTTCAAAAGGCAGCAGCCGCCGGCTGAACCTTGAAAAGGGCATTTACCGTACACCTTCTTTTAGTCCCGATGCAAAAACCATTGTGTATTGTAAGGAAGGAGGAGATAATGTACTGGGCAATGCGTTTAATGTAAATACCGGTATTTATACCGTGGATGCCAGTGGCCGGAATCAGCCCGAACGCATTATTGAATACGGAAGCGCGCCACGTTTTGAGCCGGGTGGCACTTACATCTATTTTCAAAAAGGCACCAGCCTTGCGCAGTGCAAAAAAGACGGCACCGGCGAAAAAACAGTCGTAACCAGCACCTATGGCCACCAGTATATGCTGTCGCCCGACGGCAACTGGCTGGCATTTTCAGACCTGCACAAAGTGTATATTGCCGCATTCCCAAAAACCGGAAAAACGCTGGAAATTTCCGGCGGCTCCAATACCGTTCCGGTACAGCTGGTGGCCCAAGATGCGGGCTATAACCTGCACTGGAATGCCAACAGCCGGGAACTGCATTATAATTTGGGCAATGAGTATTTTACCATTCCGCTTCAATCCTATTTTAAATTCCTGAATGAAAAAGCCGATAGTGCTGCAGCACCGGCAACGGCAAAAGGAATTCCCGTAGGCGTTACCTATACACCGGACAAGCCCAAAGGGGCCATCGCCTTTACCAATGCGCGCATCATTACAATGAATGGTAATACCATTATTGAAAACGGTACGGTGCTGGTAGAAGGCAATCTGCTAAAAGCAGTGGGTGCCAATAATGCAGTGCAAATACCCGCGGGTACCAGGGTCATCGATTGCTCCGGCAAAACCATCCTTCCCGGATTCATTGATGTACATGGACATGGCAGTCATTTCAGGGATGGCGTCACACCGCAAAAACACTGGCCCTATTATGCCAATCTTGCCTTTGGAGTTACCACTATGCATGACCCCTCCGCCAACAGTGAACTGGTATTTGCCCAAAGCGAAATGATAAAGGCCGGTAAAATGGTTGGGCCGCGCGTATTTAGTACCGGAACCGTATTGTATGGTGCAGACGGAGATTTTAAGGCGGTGATCAATTCACTGGATGATGCACGCAGCGCCATCCGGAGAACAAAGGCCTTCGGAGCATTCTCTGTAAAAAGTTATAACCAGCCCCGCAGGGAGCAGAACCAGCAAATAATAGCTGCCGCAAAAGAACTGGGAGTATTGGTGGTTCCGGAGGGGGGCTCCTTTTTTAACCACAATATGGCAATGATCAACGACGGCCATACAACGATTGAACACAACCTGCCCATTGCCGTATTGCAGGATGATGTAATCCAGCTCTGGAAGCGCTCCAATACCGTATATACGCCTACACTTATTGTAAACTATGGTTCCGTTGCGGGCGAATACTACTGGTACCAGCATACCAATGTATGGGAAAACGAGAAACTGCTGAAATACACACCCCGGGCCGTAATTGATACCCGGAGCCGCAACCGCATCATGATTCCGGAAGAAGAATATGAGAATGGTCATATCCTGAGCGCCAAAAGTGTCCGGAAACTTGCCGATGCCGGCGTAATCATCAACATGGGCGCCCACGGCCAGATCCAGGGGATTGGTGCTCATTGGGAAATATGGATGATGGCTCAGGGGGGCATGACCCCGCTGCAGGCCCTGCAAACGGCAACCATCAACGGAGCTAAAAGCCTGGGATTGGACGACTGGATCGGGTCCCTGCAAACAGGGAAGCTGGCAGACCTGATCATTATGGACGCCAATCCGCTGGAAAATATCCGCAATACCGAATCGATAAAATACGTAATGGTGAACGGACGCCTGTACGATACCAGCACCATGAACGAGATTGGCAACTACAACAACCCGCGAAGCCGGTTTTACTGGGAACTGGGAAGAAGAAGCCCAGCCTTTAACTGGCAGGACGGCGGCGGCACGCAGCAAATGGATACGGATTAG